DNA from Triticum aestivum cultivar Chinese Spring chromosome 7D, IWGSC CS RefSeq v2.1, whole genome shotgun sequence:
aaatgcggtcaaaacggcgggaatgatcgttccaagctagtggttgaatcttggaattttttttggtgtttctctgataaaatagatacttatgtacctagaaatgatttttggaaaaaataaagagcaaactacaaggaagctacagttcaaatttgacccgcttccaactgaacggcggaaatttgtctttttcacgagaggtggatcaaaactttttacgcccagccatttggtcaattgtgcattaaatatggcctagtattttagaaaaatgatttggtccaattttgcaaaaattatttgggaggtccttcataaaaaaaaacctccttttgggcactcgaaaaatggaaaatgattttttcgtccaaagaaaatgaaaaattacttaggcaacattgtttgccattccaatatgcacccttgtgcacaatatgagatcatttaaacaaactatgccatgaatgtggccataagattgatcatttcgcttgaaagccattgatctccacacgtgatagctcgtttctgagaacacttttttaaaataactgccgtattacaagtttattatttttcctgggaacttggtcacatataatgacacaatgcgaaggttttccaaattttttattttttttaattttttatgcccgtttcaaaatgcggtcaaaacggcgggcttgaccgttcctagctagtggttgaatcttggtttttttggtgtttctatgattaagtagatacttatgtacctagaaatgatttttggaaaaaataaagagcaaactatgaggcagctgcagttcaaatttgacctgcttcttGCTGAAtgggcggaaatttgtctttttcaccagaggtggatccaatcttttgacacccaaccatttggtcaattgtgcattaaatatgtcctagtattttagaaaattgatttggtccaattttgcaacaaatatattataggtccttcacaaaagaacTCAATTTGGACtgtcgaaaaataaaaaaatgatttaaaagaactcatttctcataactttttaaaaaaatatttgtcttatttcaATTTGTGATTATTCCTTAAAACTATAGTCAAATTTGCTGACACAATgagaagtttttttttcaatttttcaggtcataataaaatagctaacatgatttagcACCTTATTTTAGTCGATtgcgaccaatttaaatggtcaaaaTATCATATCTGTAtactgcgttctgattggtccagGGGTCTCTCACGCGGATCGCGGATAAATCACCGTCGGATGCTCCGGGATCCAACGGCCCGCAGCTCACCCTCTCACCCACCCACCGCGagctacccctcaaaaaaaaaccaCCGCACACCACTCCTCTCTCTCCACGCGTAGCGAACCCTAGCGCtctcaccctctccctccctctggatccaccgccgccgcacaccactcctccttctggatccaccgccgccgcccccaaccccactccctccctctggatctcgacgcgccgccgcccccactccctccctctggagctcgacgcgccgccgccccgacctgCTCCTCATCGGGCTCCTCATCGTCCTCCTCGACCTGTTGCTCCCGCCCGCACTCCTCTCCAACTTCCTCCGCGTCGGCGTCCACCACGCCTCCGCACACAGCCTCCTCGACCAGGTCTGGGGCTTCCACTTCCGCACACAGCAGcaactccttctcctccttccccaCTGCTTCCGCCTCCGATCGATcccaccggagcaccaccacccgccgcctccaccgcgcggATCGGAGCGGAGCGCCGATGGAGGTGGTGAAGAGCCTCCTGAAGCCGAAGTCGACACCGCAGCAGCAGCTGCGCGAGTGGCAGCGCCGCCTCCGCAGGGCCGCAACATCGAGCGCCAGATCCAAggttcccctcccctccctccccgaTTCGATCCAATTTAGGGCTCTAGGCCTTCAATTGGTTGCTGATTTTTGGTTTTGGGGCCGGTGCGCAGACGtgcagaaggaggagaagaaggtggAGAAGGCCATCCGGGACGCCGCCAAGGTACCTACCTACATGTATACTCTGCGCCATGGATCGATTTGGGCTAATTTACTGATTTGGTTTCCTCTGCAGGTGATGCTTGTTCCTGAAGGCGCTGGCCAAGGAGCTGGTGCAGTCCAGGAAGGCGGTCAACCACCTCTACGAGAACAATGCCCAGCTCAACTCCATCTCCATGCACCTCGGTAAGATCGTCGGTAATGGACACCACCTGCATCATATCTATCTTTCTAGATAGCATTCAGTATGGTAACATTTAGTAATTTACAACTGTTGTTCATGATGCTATTACAAACTCTGAAATATGGTACTTTAGTCAAATGTGCTTCCTTTCTGAACAACTGTGCACCTTGGTGAGCTTGTCGGTAGCAAACAGTTTCTACTGGCCTCGTATCATTATATACTAGTATGGATAGATAGCATCCAAGTTTCTGTCGGTGTCTTGAAATGCTTGGGAATGGCCCGTCCTTCAGGACATGCAGTGAGTCTGAATCTGTTCTAAACATGCAGTTATTCTGACTACCTGCTTGCTCAATTCATGGCACTTGAGAACATTCATGTTCTGTTTTATCCATTCTTACATTCTGGCATCTAGTACTTGAACGATCTCACAGTGGCGCCGTGGCGGTTTAGGACATGCTTGTCTTTGCAAAAAAAATTGAGCTCAGGCAATACTACTTTTTATATCTAACATTCAGTACTACTGTTTATATCTAATCAAGACCTTATGATTTGGGGATCATGTAATACTAGTGCTTATATGCTTTGCGCTGATGAAAAATATCTGACCATGGCGACAGGATGCTGCGATCGACGGCCTGAACAGCAAGACCCACATGAAGATCCTGCTGAAGTGGATGTGGGGCAGGAGGATCATCAAGCTCTTGTGCACGTAGCGAGGAGTTGCTCTTCGCCTCGCCTTGCGCTGATGAAAAATACAAGTGCTTTCGTTGCTAATAATACACGCATGCTCCACAACTAATACAGAAGATGCATTTCCATCCCATCTAGTAGGTGCTGACTCGAtgcaaacaaataaaataaaattagtagGTGTTATATGCTGAACGATGCTAGCTGTTGTACCAACGTGATGTTGCTTGCTTGATTGATGACTGCTTGTCATTaactagaaaaaagaagaagaaaactttgTCTATTTTATTTGAGGAGAATCCTGTATCCCATTCACTAGACAACCAATACTACTGCTTGTATTTGCatgtttgcatgcttgcttgcttgtaGCACTATCAAGTGTGAGGAAATTCAGTACTAGGATGTGTGGAGCGACATGAATTCATTGCTGCCGTGGTATCTGTATTCCATTATCCAGATGATTGGGCCATGGAAGTTATGCATGGTAGCATACAGGACGTCTTCCTTTTTAGCCTCTAGGCTGGCGCATGTTGCCTGTTATTAGAGTAGGTAGCTAGATAATATCTACCTTGGTTTTCATGATGCTCTGTATGGTTGccatgtttagaatatatccaccTCCTTGTTGTGATTGCAATAACATGATTATAATATGTTAACTAGTTTCTAGTTTAGTATTCGAGGTGAAATGCTTGGAACATCTGTGTATACATGCAGTATTCATCAGCTCAGCTCAGTGACATGCTCTTATACACATCTACACAACTTTTGAGATCTTTTTAATTAATGTAATTGTGGATGGATTCTTATTACAGTAAGACACGTGGTATGGGAGCTGGGCGCAAGCTCAAGACCCACCGCTGGAACCAGAGGTGGGCTAACCAGGCATACAAGAAGAGCGACTTGGGCAATGAGTGGAAGAAACCCTTCGCTGGATCTATACATCAGCTCCCATGATGTTGCATTAGCTATAATCTATACTGCTAAAAGAGGAGTATAAACTGGAGTAATTTTTTCAGCCAttatctttgttttcttttgggcTGATGCTCTCCACTGGAGTACAGCTGGGTACTGGATCTCTTTTTGCATTCCTTTTTTAGTCAGtccttgaacattttttaaaagatGAACTGGAGTACTCCTGGAGAGCAGTACATGGAGTATAGCTGTAACTTCTTGCAGTATAGCTTAGCAGTCCATTAAGAGTAGTTTTGCATCAGTAGCATTAGGAGTGTGATGTGGAGGTAAGAGTGGAGTCTCTACTCTAGAAAGAGGGCTCTGACTCGCTGTTTAGCCCATTTGATTTCTGTGGTTTCCAGTTTAGTGTAGGAACACAGAGCAATGTGGCTGGAGTTTGATCTTCAGTCGGTATAGTCTGCCTATGCTACTGATTTGTTGCACGTAATTAGAATTTGTAGGTTTAGCCTATGCTACTGATTTGTTGCACGTAATTAGAATTTGTAGGTTTAGTATGAACGTTCCTTAATCCATTGGATGGCCTAGTTCAGTTGGTATCTAGTCTAGAATAAATTATTTTTCCCATTTTTTGTTTCCTTGCTGGACATGTCATGGTACAAGTGTTGATGCTGCTGTTGACTACTCCCgtcataaagaaatataagaccatttagatcactacttgAGTGATCTAAattctcttatatttctttacaagagAGTGCATGGTATTATtgctagctatatatatatatatatatatatatatatgcctgcTGCTAATTGATGCTCTTGTGGTTAGGATTCTACACCTCGAAGTGATACTTTTGCATTGCTTTCCTTCCTCATGCACTTGCAAACTATATGCTATTCCCTTTTCGATTTGA
Protein-coding regions in this window:
- the LOC123171372 gene encoding uncharacterized protein encodes the protein MEVVKSLLKPKSTPQQQLREWQRRLRRAATSSARSKVPLPSLPDSIQFRALGLQLVADFWFWGRCADVQKEEKKVEKAIRDAAKALAKELVQSRKAVNHLYENNAQLNSISMHLGCCDRRPEQQDPHEDPAEVDVGQEDHQALVHVARSCSSPRLALMKNTSAFVANNTRMLHN